In Antechinus flavipes isolate AdamAnt ecotype Samford, QLD, Australia chromosome 6, AdamAnt_v2, whole genome shotgun sequence, the sequence GTCGCGCGGCTCCCCGGCCGGCCCATGCTGGGACTTCCCCGGCGCCGGGTCCACAATGAGGTCGGCACCGGGTGCAGCCACCGCCCGGCGCCCGGCAGCTGCGGGTGGGGGCGGGGATTCCCGGGCCCGGGCCGGCGCAGCCTCCGCCGGGGCAGCCTCCACCACGGGACAGCCTTCGGGAGAAGGCGAGGCCGAGGCCTAGGGGGTTCGGCTTAGGCCGCGGTCCCCCACGTCCGCTCCGGCCGCCCCCCGCCTCCGGCTAGGAACCCACCCCCCACCCGGGAGCGACCGCGTCTCCCTCCGCGCCGGGCCGTCCCCAGCCTGCCGCCCCGGCCTGCCCCGGGCCCTCGGCCGCCGCCTTTACCTCGTCCTCATGCGGGCGGGTGGCGCGTGGAGCGCGGGGTGGCGGTCCGCAGGTGGAGCCCCGGCCCGGCCGCCGCGCCGCGGGACTGCACACAAAGCGGCCCACGGTCCCGCTGCCGCCTTCCCCGGAGCGCCGCGAGAGAAGCCGCGGGCTCGGCGGGGGAGCCAAGCCGAGCCCAGTAGCAGAGGCGCGCAGGGGCGAGCGGCGAGTGAGCGAGGGAGCGAGCGCGCGCTGCGCGGGGCCACACTGCCGCTCTCCGACGGCCCGAGGAAGAGCAGCCGCCCAGGCCGCTCGCCGAGGCCCGGCCCGGCGCCCAGCCCGCCACAGCCTCCGTCAGCCCGTCAAtccccgcccccgccccgggCCGCCCGCCGAGCCTGGCCGCTCGCGCTCAGCCCCGGGGCCTACGGGTcacgcggcggcggcggcggcggcggcagcagcagtagcagcagcagcagcgcgcgcctcccctcccccccgccccgccGGGGAGCGTCGCCCCACGCCCTGCGGACAGCGCCGCCTCCCGATTGGCGCCAAAAGCTGCACGCCCGGAGACccgaggagggggagggggaagggaggaagcgAGAGGGCCGGGACGGCCGAAGATCCCGGGGCGGGCGTGGCGCTCATGCCCCAGGAGCTAGAGGGCGCCTTGGCTGGGGACTGGAGAGCGCGGCGGCCGGCAGCCTCTGCCCTCGAGAAGCTCCTCCTCTGAGGCGGCCCCACTCGCCCTCGGCTCAGCGAGGATGGCCCGCGGACCCCGCAGGTGAGCGGGGGCGCACGGGCCACggagggaggagaaaattctCCCCCGACTCCGCAGCCAGGGGGTGAAGAGAACGTGCTGAGAGCGGCTCAGGGACTGATAGGGGCGCGAGCCGCCCGGTTCCGCCAACTAAGAACTGAGAAGGCGAAGGGGACCCCTGGTTCTCCTGGCTGCTGCCAGCAGTCTCGGCGCCCATCGATTGTTTCCCCATCCTTTTCTTTGGTCTTGGAGGGAGAGGCGCTCGGGCATCCGCACGCTTATCATTGAGAGCACAAAGCCGGGATCGGACGCGCTCGGCCCTCACGCGCTTCACTCCGGATCCGCGAGGGAGCCCGGGCTCCAGGCTTTGTTCCGGGCCCCGGAAGGCTCCTCCGGAGCCGCTCACTCCGGAACACTCTTGCCCAGCCCCTGCTTCTCTTCTGTTGTATTATAACTAATTAAGGGATACTATTCTTCCCGTGCCAGTCTTAGCTTCCCGGGGTTACACACTTCTCTGCATGTACACAGGAATGTTAAGCTTTTTCGTCTAGAACAGCAATGAATCGGTatggttattaataatcacatATAATCAATAATCATAATAGCATTAATATGTTAACTCCATTGTTGACATGTAGATACTCTTTCCCAACGCCAAGCACTTAAAAAGGTGGTTATCATAAATGACAGTGGGCAGGAATATTTTAAACCTCTGGTTTTTAATCTTGTCTTCTGGTATAAAGCTCTTAAACTGTGGACACCAGAAAGGGGTCTTCCAActgaatgggggggaggggggtcataaaattatgatctattatcagtaaatgttctATATGCATACCTGTTTCATGTGGCTATATCCCCGGTTCTTAGGCAAAGGTAGTGAGTGAGTGGAAAAAGACTAAGAAACTGTTCCTAGCAAAGTGAATGAGGAAagatacaatcatttaaaacaatgTTTATAACGAATAATTTAATgacataaacaatttttaaaagccaaaaatgCTGCTTATTGAAATGAATATGTTTAAGTCTTGTTTCTGATATGATCCTTCTGCATTCCTAACTTTTACTTACCTTAAACCAGATTAGTTACATTTGTAATTATGAGGGAGGAAAATGTGACAATGCAAAATACTCaaataatgatgcaaaaaaaatttaattacattaattaaaattaataaaaattaattaaattaattttaaaaattaatcaatgaTTAGTGGAATTAGGTTCTTATCTAATCCCTGATTTCTACTTCTTGTATAACTTTGGTTAAGTTTTTTATCCTGGTGTTTGGTTTCCTTATAGGTGAAATAAGAGAATTCCAACAACTGACCTCGGAGATCCCTTACAGCTCTATATCCTATTCTGTGAAAATGAGAATTGAATCCCCTCTGTAATTTTTAGAGATTTATTTTCCTATTGTACTATAGTTATTGTGAAACTCAATAAAGTTTTTGTATCTTCCAATTACTATTCCAAGTGTTCCTGGAAACTCAGATTTGCTCTTTGGAGAAGACATTTCAATGCAGTACAATATTATTAAGAAGTTCTCCAATGACTACCCAATAACAGGAAAAATGAAGTCACAATCAGTATAGTCTGTTCTGATCTAGACTTGAATGACTCTTTTGTTTCATATAGTGACAAAGTTTTTCTTTGCATTCTAAAATATTGATCTGCACAGTTAAGtgaacaagtgtttattaaacatctactacaCATAAGGTATTATGCTCAACACTGAGGGAGGTAAGAAAGGCTTCTAAGATCTAAAACAAAATCTGagaaataaaatagtccctgtcctcacaGAGCTCGTTATGGAGTAGGCAACATACAAAAAATCTATGCACATACaagacaagataaattggagaaaatcaaaGCGGAAAGAGCTAAGCTTAAGGAGGCCCTAGGAAAGACTTCTCTTAGAGGATGGAATTTTAGTTAACATAAGAAGGAAACCAAAAGGTGGAGGTAAGGAATAAGACCATTCTgggaatggggtgggggaagaaccAGTGAAAATGGTTGGATTTATAAGTTGGAATAGCTTGTTTAAAGAAAAGCAGGTTAGGTGCAACTCCATCAAAGGGTACACCACGGAGAATAGGCTGGTGTGAGTTAGTGCCTGAAGTACCTGAAAAAGCAGGGGGCAAGTTAGGAAGGGTTTTGAACACCagacaattttttatatttgttcctggtGGTGATAGGGAATAACTGGAGTTTGATGAATATGCTCGGATTTGCATGCAACTTACTATTTGCTCTCTCATTTCACCTACAAGGAAACCAAAgtatttatacaaaacctttttaatttaacataatcaaaattatccattttacatttcataatgttctctagtttttctttggccataaattcgttccctctccctcccagagAGGTAACTATTCtaccttattctcctaatttgcttgtagtatgacccttaatgtctaaatcatgaacccattttgaccttaacttggTATAAGGTTTTGGGGtgttggtcaatgtctagtttctgccattctgttttccaattttcccagcaatttttgtcagttcATGAGTTagttatcccagaagctggaatctttgggtttatcaaacactagattactgtaatcattgactattgtgtattgtgaacctaagctattccactgatcaactattctatttcttagctagtaccaaatagttttgatgactgctgctttatagtatagttttaggtctggtacagttaggctacattcatttccttttttttttttttttttctccattaattcccttgaaattcttgaccttttgttctttcagacgaattttgttattactttttctagctctataaagtaatttcttggcagtttgattggtatggcactgaagaagtaaattaatttaggtggaattgtcatttttattatattagtttggcctacccatgagcacttgatattcttccaattgtttagatctaacttaatttgtgtggaaagtattttgtaagtgtgttcatatagttccttgtAGGTAGACTTAGCAGGTAGACtccattttatattatctacagttcttttaaatggaatttctctttatttctaatagtttctaGTTGATTCAttaggattctctaagaataccatcatatcatctgcaaagagtgaaaattttgtttcctcattacctactctaattccttcagtttctttttcttctcttgttaaagctaacattttaaatacaatattggatagtaatggtgatagtgagaaaccttatttcacccctgatcttattgggaatgcttctggtttatcctcattacataagatgcttgctgatggaaagctgtaagaattaaatgagagacTTGTAAGGCATTTGGCATTGTGCTTGGCCCAAAGTAGATGCCGTAAAAATGcgttttcccttccctttctctctcttcccctcctccacttTGATAGCTGAATGGATGATAGCCTGGAGTTGAGAAAGATCTGTGACAGACCAACCAGAAGACTATTGAAATAGTACAAAATAGTCCAGGGCTTGTACCCATGTGGAGACAACattagaggagagaaggggacatagaGGATAGAAGTGAAGGTAGAAGCTACTGATCGTGGCAACTGATTGCATGGTGGAGTCGGGGTGGAGATGATAATAAGAAGTTGAGAGTGCTACCTGATCAGTGACCCTGGCTAGCTTAGATGATGATAATACCCTTATAGTGAAAGGGACATTTTGAAGAAAGCAATGTTGTCAAAATATTTGTATTAGttacacttctttttttccttcctttctctctctttcttttttgtctctctttctcttgcttttaaaGAAAGGGTTAGTGActactcagagtcacacagttattatGATCAAGTGTCTGACGTCAGATTGAACTGTAGTccttatccactgagccacctagttgcccttgtACATTTCCTTTACTGAGATAAATTTTTATCAGAATTAAAGTTCCAAGCCCCAGATCACTACACAGCTGTCTCAATGAATTCTATGACTTCCTTTCCAGGAAAAacggagggaaaaaaattcatactgTCCAAATTATGACATACAATTAGATAATTCATTTAGTCActgcatgcacatacatatgcatatgtatatgtgtgtataaatatttttcaaaagaactaCTCCTGAACAAATGAGCTGTCCCCACACTTACATGGCAGGAACATTCAGATGAATTATATTTGGGAAATTACATAGCACTTCTAGCAAAACTAACTTGCTTACTActgcaaaataatcttttttaaaacacaaatattcTCTAATTTTAATTATTCAGAGACAGGTGTTCTATAGTTCAGGTTTATGTAACctaatcaaaagaatttttatgttAAATAGATGGGTCTTTATTTCAGGAGAAATTAAGCTGtttcccaaaggcaatccagTCTGCATCATTCTGGGACAAGTTTAAGGTCCATCTGCAATGTCTGTCCAAGAATTGTAATGATGAACCAATTCTATACATTATTCATTCTACTGCATATTAGAATCTTGAAATAAAGCATTCTTCATTCACTTGGTTTTTACTGTATAGACAAATAGGCTAAATTCTTTTCAAGATACTGTAATATTCTAGTGTGTGAAGTAATCAGTATAATGTCACACAAAGGCACATCTAGAGGACTTCACCATTCATAGAGAatacttcttttgtatttggGGTTGTGGATCATTGTCTGAAAAATTAAAGTTGTGAATCACtcagagaggaaaggagataCATGGTGGTTATGAGTAGGCtgcaaaatattatcaaagatgACTGGTGAATAAAATAGCAGAAGAAATGTCATGAAGAACATAtacatctggaaaatgaagtatGCTTGTCATGTATTGAAGTGTCAACTGGTTAGAACTGGCCTCCAAACTGTGGGTGGCTGTAGCCTAACAGAGCAGGGTAGAGATAGGAGCGTcaagaatcaaacagaagtttaatttcaaagtaagaGAGATGTCTTGCAAGCAAGACATGTGTCCACATGTGCCTGAGCCTGGCCCCTAGTTGGGGCACCCCTGCTTTAGTGTGGGCAGATCTCAATACTTATAACCAATGGTTACTCAGTGAGCTGGATCCCTGACAATGAAGGGTGACAGCAATAATGTGACAAATCTGATTAATAGCAGGGCTTCATGACCAGAACATGGATAGAGTAGCTGCTCAGAGAACACCTAGTATGTGGTTTTGTCAGAGGGTGAGATCATCCACAAGGTGAGCTCAAACGGTGAGAGCtagaaattcactatttgacaaaaactattttattgtCCCATTCTAGGAACAGTCAGAGGGACATGCAATAAAAGCTTATATAAATAGATCTAAAGATGTTTTCTAACAACTGGAAAGTTATTGAGTAGAAAGTAGGTATTAAAAAACATTTCATGCTGTATAATAagataaactccaaatggaaaTATTGTTTAGACATAAAAAGGGGATGTCTAAAATGAAtcaaaagagcaaagaaagaattGCTTTTCAGATATATGGGTAGAAAAAGAGTTTATGCTCAAGCAACAGGATCAAAATGAAGgggaaaactttttaatttccaaaatttaaaagttttgggGCAAATAAATctaatgcagttaaaattagaaaggaaataggtTACTGATAGGGCATGATGACTCTGAAATGTTTCTTTAATAAGTCTTAATTCAAAGATATATAAGGAATGGAtttgaatttttaagaataagagccatttcccaattgttaGATTGTCAAAAGAtgcaaaccaaaaaaattatcaaaggaaaGATTGCAAGTATTAGTAACCACATAAAAATGTATTCCAAATAACccaaaattagagaaatgtaaactaaaataactctgaagttcAAGTCATACACTTCAGATTGAcgaagatgacaaatgttggagaagctACATTTTTATGGAGCTATGAATGGGTGTAGTCATTCTAGCAATCAGTTTGGACGTATGTCCCAAAAGGCATCAACTTTATATGTCCTTTATCCCAGAAATACTACTAATGTCTGtacccccaaagagatcaaaaaagaggaaaaggacatacacacacacacacatatatataaaagaatatagtAACTTTTTGTAATGgtgaaaaactggaaactaagggatACCTACttattggaaataattaaataaagtgtggtacatgaatgtaatagaatgttatgccctgagaaatgatgaaatagataatttcaaagaaatctcTATGATATAAAGTAGAGTAGTGTGAGTAGAAACAAGAGGACGATTTGCACAATAACAACAGCATtgtagagaaaaacaactttgaaaagcttcagaaatttgattaatgcaGTAATAAGCCATAACTCCAGTGGACTCACCTCCCACCAGCGAAATTATGAGATATGCATTTTTATTTGGTCAAGcccaatttataagaatttgttttgctaaacTATAATATATTgcaaggttttttatttttattgtcctATTGAAGGAGTAGTTGGAGGGACATgcaactagattaaaaaaaaatttttttaatgatagttgCCAGGCATGATAGTATATCCTGTAATTCCTGTTACTGGGGAGACTGAGGCTGATAGATTATTTGAGCAAGGAATTCCAAACTGCAAAAGGACTAACCTGATTACATAATCCATACTGTCTGGCAGCAATATGGTTGGTGTCTCAGGTAGAGAAAATCCGGGCTGCTTTAGGATGGTCGCTCTGGCTCAGGCTAGGAATAGTAgtggcttttatttctttttataactttttattgacagaacatatgcatgggtaattatttacaacattatcccttgcactcactttgaACAGTAGTGTTTTTACccagtcaaaaaaagaaagaaagaaatcaatctAGAAAAGGAAGGCTCAGGGTTTCTGGTTAAAACAAAAATTGCAAAGACCAAGTGGTTTTGGCCTAGGATCTTTTGTTGGTCCATCAATGAAAGCCAAagcaagaagaaggaaggaaggaaggaatctagCTGTGTTGTCTTGTTCTCAATGAGACAACATCTACTcacatatttatttgttcattttccaagACAACCATCACATCAGAGaggtggtatatatatatatatatatatatatatatatatatatatatatatatatatatgctttactTGATGATAAAGCGAAAACTATCAAacaaatttatctcatttctaTTGATACCTCATTCAAGGATTcttagatgattttaatttttaccaataatagctttttatttcaaaaataactgCAATGTTTCTACATTAGTTCATACAATTCTTTCCAGGTCTCTGAAGTTTtctaattcatcattttttatagtacaagAGTTATCTATTATAGTttcataccataatttattcagccatttcccagttagACACCTCtgaatttctagttctttgccactataaaaaaaggACTAATTTTCTTGTTCAAGACCCCACCCAAGGGTCATTGTATTCTGCTCAAACTTGTGTGAGGCATAAATCCTTTAAATAGATTGCTAAAGACTGGTGGTGGTCTGGGTATAGAGATAGTCTCTTTGTCCAAGAGTGATAAGATATTACTCTCAGCTCCTCATATTCAGTCTCTCTTTAATTGTTACACCACCCTGGGGAACACTCACTCTTTGAAGAGTATATAAAATGTGAGCTCACCATGATTGTCTTTAGTCTAAGAGATGCAGCCAAAtgatcatccttttattaataaacatgctgtttttttttaataaaatgattaaattacccaaaaTTATGTCTTTCAAACTTTTTTAATTGCCACATCATCTTTGCCATTCTGAAGGATATAAAGTAAAACCTCAGGGTTGCTTTCattcatatttctctaattatttgtgatttgtttttttttttttctcttggatatTGATAGCTTGGAATTTTTCCTCTGAGAATTTCTTGTTCATATCTTTGTATATAACCccaatttattaattggggaatgactcttactcttataattttgagttcattcttaatatattttggaaattagactTTTATCAGTGAAACATTGCATGTCACAACAAATTTGCCCAGATGAATaaatatcaagaatttcaagggaaatactcaaaaaagtgagaaggaaggagGCCTACCAGTACCACTTCTCAAATTAtactactattattttattttattttgctgaggcaattggagttcttgcctggggtcacatagctagaaggtgttaagtctgagaccagatttgaactgaagtcttcctgacttcaggttatcattaattattaaaggCATTTGGTATTGTTTAAAATCTCAAAAAAGTCATTTGGAACATATAAAGTTCTCATGATATAGAAACAAATGAACCCAGGAACTTACTTTTGGATAAGTCTAAATGTTAGGGTTCAAGGAGATCTCAAAAAGGTTAGGGTTCCAGATTGGtgttgtgaggtgtctcaaaagaattagCAGGCTcagacccatctccaagtcaaggggcaaagattAGTTACACTGCTAACTACAGGCTaacttccaaaagaatttagcaaagaactaggAGCACGAATATACATTTATAGGAAATAGAACATCAGCTGCTTCgtgtcattgatatgctaattttatgggctaaaggtagaattgaggagtggtcttagAGGTGGAGTTGTGGAGTATTGAA encodes:
- the LOC127540800 gene encoding translation initiation factor IF-2-like isoform X1, which encodes MRAGGAWSAGWRSAGGAPARPPRRGTAHKAAHGPAAAFPGAPREKPRARRGSQAEPSSRGAQGRAASERGSERALRGATLPLSDGPRKSSRPGRSPRPGPAPSPPQPPSARQSPPPPRAARRAWPLALSPGAYGSRGGGGGGGSSSSSSSSARLPSPPPRRGASPHALRTAPPPDWRQKLHARRPEEGEGEGRKREGRDGRRSRGGRGAHAPGARGRLGWGLESAAAGSLCPREAPPLRRPHSPSAQRGWPADPAGEIREFQQLTSEIPYSSISYSVKMRIESPL
- the LOC127540800 gene encoding translation initiation factor IF-2-like isoform X2, translated to MRAGGAWSAGWRSAGGAPARPPRRGTAHKAAHGPAAAFPGAPREKPRARRGSQAEPSSRGAQGRAASERGSERALRGATLPLSDGPRKSSRPGRSPRPGPAPSPPQPPSARQSPPPPRAARRAWPLALSPGAYGSRGGGGGGGSSSSSSSSARLPSPPPRRGASPHALRTAPPPDWRQKLHARRPEEGEGEGRKREGRDGRRSRGGRGAHAPGARGRLGWGLESAAAGSLCPREAPPLRRPHSPSAQRGWPADPAVRIKEQNVMLYLIVDLK